From the Cryptomeria japonica chromosome 2, Sugi_1.0, whole genome shotgun sequence genome, one window contains:
- the LOC131049897 gene encoding LEAF RUST 10 DISEASE-RESISTANCE LOCUS RECEPTOR-LIKE PROTEIN KINASE-like 2.2 codes for MFPSFIHFYFSFLPVERRCLHPHHSKHCSVLALCHSHFLFLVFTISISYLATSSRPCPEFICGDYVFQHPFREKKSGCGDPALQLECDHQANMPLINIGGYQYYILHPENLLQGSYDYNLTLIDGNLLGPKCNPSSSIYIAQIWTSTQFHVTKQYKNLTLWEQCNETEVNFKDIASPLPCNGSWFYISKPRSSLTLDALCKSQVKLPVESVETPVREEILHEGFQIQWNISGNCMDCLLEKGLCSYYTDSMHFCCNCTDTGCRNKCSAGKSQAMSIILGVVIGTTALLLMGALLLFLNRKRCLPNSSKKPDLSNVEKFLQDYVHQIPCRYSYSQLMKITNKFAHRVGEGGFGVVYKGRLSTGDLVAVKMLDQSRRCESHFMNEIATIGRIHHVHLVRLMGYYYEEHRNALVYEYMANGSLEQFIFSGKEKKQILNRAKLYSIALGSARGIAYLHQDCDNRIIHFDIKPHNILLDEEFTPKVADFGLAKLCGKKEDHISMTAARGTPGYAAPEVWNRNLGAVTDKSDVYSFGMVLLEVVGGRNNVEVQVSRSSQLYFPEWAFKLMETGQLERTLRGSGNAEIECEEKEKAIRLAKGGLWCIQYNSRDRPSMSRVVQMLEGNGDDGNLYRHMLIKNHE; via the exons TCACTCCCACTTCCTTTTTCTCGTCTTCACAATATCAATATCATACCTCGCGACTTCATCTCGACCTTGTCCAGAATTTATATGCGGGGACTATGTTTTTCAACATCCTTTCAGAGAGAAGAAAAGCGGCTGCGGTGACCCTGCGCTTCAGCTGGAGTGTGATCATCAAGCGAATATGCCTCTAATTAACATCGGTGGCTACCAATACTACATACTTCATCCAGAAAACCTGTTGCAGGGGAGTTACGACTATAATCTGACACTCATTGACGGGAATCTGCTGGGGCCTAAATGCAACCCATCGTCCAGTATATATATAGCACAAATCTGGACTAGCACTCAATTTCATGTTACCAAGCAATACAAGAATTTAACTCTATGGGAACAATGCAATGAAACAGAGGTTAACTTCAAGGATATAGCGTCTCCGTTACCATGTAACGGAAGTTGGTTCTATATTTCGAAGCCGCGGTCGAGCTTGACTTTGGATGCTCTATGTAAATCACAAGTTAAACTCCCTGTCGAGAGCGTAGAAACTCCTGTACGGGAAGAAATTCTACATGAAGGGTTCCAAATACAATGGAATATTAGCGGAAACTGCATGGATTGCCTCTTAGAAAAAGGGTTGTGTTCCTATTACACCGACTCGATGCACTTTTGTTGTAACTGCACAGACACTGGCTGTCGAAACAAATGCTCCGCTG GCAAATCCCAAGCCATGTCTATTATTCTAG GTGTGGTCATTGGAACCACTGCATTGTTACTGATGGGAGCATTACTTCTGTTCCTTAATCGGAAAAGGTGTTTACCCAATTCCTCTAAGAAACCCGATCTTTCCAACGTGGAGAAATTCCTGCAAGATTATGTTCATCAAATTCCATGTAGATATTCATATTCTCAGCTTATGAAGATCACCAATAAATTTGCACATAGAGTGGGGGAAGGAGGTTTTGGTGTGGTATATAAAGGAAGGCTATCAACTGGCGATCTGGTGGCCGTTAAAATGCTTGACCAGTCAAGGCGCTGTGAGAGTCATTTCATGAATGAAATAGCAACCATCGGAAGGATCCATCATGTTCATTTGGTTCGCCTCATGGGATATTACTATGAAGAACACAGAAACGCATTGGTGTATGAGTACATGGCTAATGGATCTCTAGAACAGTTTATATTTTCaggaaaagagaagaaacaaatcctAAATCGGGCAAAGCTGTATTCAATTGCCTTGGGTTCAGCTCGTGGAATTGCCTATTTACACCAAGATTGTGACAACCGTATCATTCATTTCGACATAAAACCCCACAACATATTACTGGATGAAGAGTTCACACCAAAGGTAGCTGATTTTGGTTTGGCTAAACTCTGTGGGAAGAAAGAGGATCATATATCAATGACAGCCGCAAGAGGAACGCCAGGATATGCTGCTCCAGAGGTGTGGAATAGAAATTTGGGAGCTGTAACGGACAAATCAGATGTTTACAGTTTTGGAATGGTATTATTGGAGGTGGTTGGAGGAAGAAACAATGTCGAAGTGCAGGTAAGCCGGTCCAGTCAATTGTATTTTCCAGAGTGGGCATTCAAATTGATGGAGACTGGGCAGTTGGAGAGGACGTTGAGAGGAAGTGGTAACGCAGAAATAGAATGTGAAGAGAAGGAGAAAGCAATAAGACTGGCAAAAGGAGGATTGTGGTGCATTCAGTACAATTCAAGAGATCGACCGAGCATGAGCAGAGTGGTTCAAATGTTGGAAGGAAATGGTGATGAT GGCAATTTGTACCGGCATATGCTTATAAAAAATCATGAATGA